Below is a window of Hydrogenimonas sp. DNA.
CTCAAACCCTACTGCCTTTCACACTCCTTGAGTGTTATATCTTTAGCGTCACCCTCGCCGCCCTCTTTTCCGTCAGCGCCCAGACTAATGAGCTCTATTTCGCCTCCGTTGTTGATATATATATACCTGTGCTTCCACGGATCCTTCGGCAGATGCCTGCTCTCGAGGTATCCTGTGGGGGAGTAGTTGGTATACTTCTCCGGGTCGGGATTTTTCAAAAGAGCCTCGAGCCCCTCTTCGGTAGTCGGGTAGATACCGTTGTCGAACTTGAACGACTTGAGCGCCTCTTCGATATTTTTCATCTGTATGCAGACAAGTTTACGCTTCGCACTCTCGGCTTTGCCGATGAGATTCGGCAGAACCAGCGCACTCAAAAGACCGAGAATTATGATGACGATCATCAACTCGAGAAGCGAAAAGGCTTTACGGGTTTTATAGTGGGTAGTGGGTAGTGGGTAGCTTGCAGATTTGTTTGAGTTTGTAGCCTGCAGTCTGCAGTTTGCAGAAATTTTTTGGGTCATGCTTTTCCTTTGAAATTGTTTTTAAGAGATTTTAACATTTTAATAATCATCGCACATTGAAATCAGATAGATTGAAACAGACTCCCCACTTCTCACTCCCCACTTCCCACTCAACCCATACTGATCGAGAATATAGGCAGAAGCATCGAAATGACGAGAAAGCCTATGATACCGCCGATAACAAGCATCAGAATCGGTTCCAGCAGTGCCAACATAACCTCTATGCGGTCGCGGTTCTGCTGTGCATATAGTTCGGAGAGGCTTTTGAGGGAAAAGGCCAGGTGGGAACTCTTTTCGCCGAGCGCTACGGCGTTTATGAAGTCGTTGGGGATCTCCCTCTTTTTTACATTCTCCCTGACCGCCTGCGTGAAGCTTTTACCCTCCACTATCTGTGTCGCTATTTTACCGAAAAGCTTATGAAGGTAGCGGTTTCCTACGGTCTGTGCCGCATAGTTGAGAGCCTGTGCGAAGGGTACGCCGCTTTGGAGCAGCAGTGCCATCACGCGGCCGAAGCGTCCAAGCTCCATCGCGGTTATCATACTTCCGAAAAGCGGTATTTTAAGCAGCGTTTTGTCCATGAGATAGCCGAAGCGTTCACTCCTTTTCCAGAAGATGGCGACCGCGGCTACAGAGAGTGCGACGGCCGCTATCATGGCCCATGAGTATGACTGGAAAAAGTGCGATAGCGCCAGCGTCACCTTCGTGGATGTCGGGAGTTCACTCTTGGTAGCCTCGAACATATCGACAATTTTGGGTATGATCGTCGTCAGCATGAAGTTTATCATCGCAACCGCTATGAGCAGAATGAAAGAGGGGTAGATGAAGGCTTTGACTACATCCCGCTTAATGCGCTCCTGCTCCTGCACGTACTCGGAGAGCTCCAGCAGCACCATCTCGAGATTTCCGCTCTTTTGCGCCACCTTTACCGTCTGCAGGAAAAAGGGCGGCACCCTGTAGACGCCCTGTGCGGCCAGCGCGTCGTAGAAGGAGCCGCCGCTCTCTATGAGTCTTGCCGTCTCTTCGAGAAACCTGTACTGTTTCGAGCGCTTCGGGAAGTTTTCGGCTACCAGGTGCAGCCCTTTTGGCAGAGATATACCCGCTTTCAGGTAGAGGCTCAGATTCCTTCCTAGCGCGGCTGTCAAAGAGGGGGGGAGCTCGCTTGTGAAGAGGCTGCGGTGAGGCTTCACACTCTCGACGAGAATGCCCATATGCCTCAGCTGCTCTTTCGCATCCTCGATCCCGGCAGCGTTTACAACCCCTTTTACCCTCTTTCCGGAGCTGTCGTAGCCTCTATACCTGAAGGTCATATACTCTTGACTCCGATGCGCACCGCTTCGGGTATGCTCGTCTCACCCTCTATAACCATTCTGCGAAGTTCGTTGAACATCGGCCTGAAGTCGGTATGTTCGAGCAGGTAGCGCCTGAGGCTCTGCTCGTCGGCCCCGCCCTTTATCTGTGCGGCGAAAGCC
It encodes the following:
- a CDS encoding general secretion pathway protein G; protein product: MTQKISANCRLQATNSNKSASYPLPTTHYKTRKAFSLLELMIVIIILGLLSALVLPNLIGKAESAKRKLVCIQMKNIEEALKSFKFDNGIYPTTEEGLEALLKNPDPEKYTNYSPTGYLESRHLPKDPWKHRYIYINNGGEIELISLGADGKEGGEGDAKDITLKECERQ
- a CDS encoding general secretion pathway protein F; amino-acid sequence: MTFRYRGYDSSGKRVKGVVNAAGIEDAKEQLRHMGILVESVKPHRSLFTSELPPSLTAALGRNLSLYLKAGISLPKGLHLVAENFPKRSKQYRFLEETARLIESGGSFYDALAAQGVYRVPPFFLQTVKVAQKSGNLEMVLLELSEYVQEQERIKRDVVKAFIYPSFILLIAVAMINFMLTTIIPKIVDMFEATKSELPTSTKVTLALSHFFQSYSWAMIAAVALSVAAVAIFWKRSERFGYLMDKTLLKIPLFGSMITAMELGRFGRVMALLLQSGVPFAQALNYAAQTVGNRYLHKLFGKIATQIVEGKSFTQAVRENVKKREIPNDFINAVALGEKSSHLAFSLKSLSELYAQQNRDRIEVMLALLEPILMLVIGGIIGFLVISMLLPIFSISMG